A region from the Vicia villosa cultivar HV-30 ecotype Madison, WI linkage group LG3, Vvil1.0, whole genome shotgun sequence genome encodes:
- the LOC131655942 gene encoding methionine gamma-lyase-like, with protein MADAFVNVNVNANNNNKRSHENGVAEGKDAKKLQKFSNGNDHHNVDPAAALADVRHEFGEHGGVNMSIEPSATYTVMEPDHLRQMFTGERGPQTDSYVYSRHFNPTVLNLARKLAALEGTEAAYGTASGMSAIACVLLQLLNCGGHLVASSTLYGGTHSLIEHFLARTCNITATFVDIADLEAVENAIVEGKTKVLYFESIANPSLKVSNTPELARIGHNKGVTVVVDNTFAPMVISPARLGADVVIHSLTKFISGGGDIIAGAVCGSKSFINSLMDLQQGGVMLLGPTMNAKVAFEISERIPHLGIRMKEHSRRALEYATRLKQLGVKVHYPGLEDHPQHELLKSIGNKEYGFGGILCVDVGSAAKANQLMNYLQNYSKFGFMAVSLGYYETLISCSGSSTSSEMNEEEQKRAGITPGLVRMSVGYVGTLEQKWSQLEKAVVKFNLENEKKEK; from the exons ATGGCGGATGCGTTTGTTAATGTTAACGTTAAtgctaacaacaacaacaaacgtAGCCACGAAAACGGCGTCGCTGAAGGCAAAGATGCCAAGAAGCTTCAGAAATTCAGCAATGGGAATGACCACCATAACGTGGACCCAGCCGCTGCATTAGCAGACGTCCGCCATGAATTCGGCGAACACGGCGGTGTTAACATGTCGATTGAACCATCTGCGACATACACCGTCATGGAGCCGGACCATCTCCGACAAATGTTTACCGGAGAGCGTGGTCCCCAGACTGACTCCTACGTCTATAGCCGTCATTTTAATCCAACCGTCCTCAATCTCGCCCGTAAGCTGGCAGCGCTCGAAGGCACCGAGGCGGCCTACGGCACTGCCAGTGGGATGTCCGCcattgcatgtgttttgttgcaGCTTTTGAACTGCGGCGGACACTTGGTGGCTTCTAGTACTCTCTATGGTGGAACACACTCGCTCATCGAGCATTTTCTTGCTAGAACATGCAACATTACTGCGACTTTTGTTGATATCGCCGATTTGGAAGCGGTGGAGAATGCGATTGTGGAAGGGAAGACGAAAGTGCTGTATTTTGAGTCTATTGCAAATCCAAGCTTGAAGGTGTCGAATACTCCTGAGCTGGCTAGAATTGGACACAATAAGGGAGTCACTGTGGTGGTTGACAACACGTTTGCTCCCATGGTGATTTCTCCGGCTCGTCTCGGGGCCGATGTCGTTATTCACAGTCTCACCAAGTTTATCAGCGGAGGCGGTGACATTATTGCAG GAGCTGTGTGTGGGTCAAAAAGCTTTATCAATTCCTTGATGGACCTGCAACAAGGTGGGGTAATGCTGTTAGGTCCAACAATGAACGCAAAGGTAGCATTTGAAATCTCAGAAAGAATCCCACATTTGGGCATTAGGATGAAAGAACACAGTCGCCGTGCATTGGAATACGCGACCAGGCTCAAGCAACTTGGCGTCAAGGTCCATTACCCAGGCTTAGAAGACCACCCACAACATGAACTTCTGAAATCCATAGGCAATAAGGAATATGGATTTGGTGGGATTCTTTGCGTCGATGTGGGCTCAGCTGCCAAGGCTAACCAGCTGATGAACTACTTGCAAAACTATTCTAAATTTGGTTTTATGGCTGTTAGTTTAGGGtactatgaaaccctaatttcttgCTCTGGGAGTAGCACAAGTAGTGAGATGAATGAAGAGGAACAGAAACGTGCTGGAATCACACCTGGACTTGTGAGGATGTCTGTTGGGTATGTTGGAACTTTGGAGCAGAAATGGAGTCAGCTGGAGAAGGCAGTTGTTAAATTTAATCTTGAAAATGAAAAGAAGGAGAAGTGA
- the LOC131661656 gene encoding oligopeptide transporter 7-like, which produces MASSSSSHENNNITSPLLSQENEPEENSPIKQVALTVPTTDDSSLPVLTFRMWVLGTLSCVLLSFLNQFFWYRTEPLTITAISAQIAVVPLGQLMAAKITKRVFFRGKSWEFTLNPGPFNVKEHVLITIFANSGAGTVYAIHIVTAVKVFYQKHITFAVSFLVIITTQVLGFGWAGIFRKYLVEPAAMWWPANLVQVSLFRALHEKEERTKGGLTRSQFFIIAFLCSFAYYVFPDYLFQMLTSLSWVCWLFPHNVLAQQLGSGLNGLGIGAIGLDWSAISAYLGSPLASPWFATANVAAGFVFVMYILTPLCYWFNVYSAKTFPIFSNKLFTSKGAIYNITDIIDSNFHMDLAAYEKQGRLHLSTFFAMTYGVGFAALTATIVHVALFHGREIWEQSKSSFNEKSMDIHTKLMRKYKQVPEWWFVCILIGTIATTIFACEYYNEQLQLPWWGVLLACGIAIFFTLPIGIITAITNQSPGLNIITEYIIGYIYPGYPVANMCFKVYGYISMTQAITFLQDFKLGHYMKIPPRTMFMAQVVGTLIAGLVYLSTAWWLMESIPDICKDTSSVWTCPGDTVFYDASVIWGLIGPRRIFGDLGTYSNVNWFFLVGAIAPLLVWLAARAFPQQEWIKLINMPVLIGATGMMPPATAVNYTSWIVVGFLSGFVVYRYKPDWWQRHNYVLSGALDAGLAFMGVVLYLCLGLEEVSINWWGNDLDGCPLAHCPTAQGFKVQGCPVFN; this is translated from the exons ATGGCATCCTCCTCCTCATCACACGAGAACAATAATATCACATCCCCTCTCC TATCTCAGGAAAATGAACCAGAAGAAAACTCTCCTATAAAACAAGTGGCTCTAACCGTTCCAACAACCGACGATTCATCTCTCCCGGTCCTCACGTTTCGAATGTGGGTATTAGGAACCCTTTCCTGCGTTCTATTATCATTCCTCAACCAGTTTTTCTGGTACAGAACCGAACCTCTAACTATCACAGCAATCTCCGCTCAGATTGCTGTTGTTCCTTTAGGTCAACTCATGGCTGCGAAAATCACAAAACGTGTTTTCTTCAGAGGAAAATCTTGGGAGTTTACGTTGAACCCTGGTCCTTTCAACGTGAAAGAACATGTTCTGATAACTATATTTGCTAACTCTGGTGCTGGAACTGTTTATGCCATACATATTGTTACCGCTGTTAAAGTGTTTTATCAGAAACATATCACTTTTGCTGTTTCTTTTCTGGTAATCATCACTACTCAG GTATTAGGATTCGGATGGGCTGGTATATTTAGAAAATATTTGGTGGAGCCTGCGGCTATGTGGTGGCCAGCAAATTTAGTTCAAGTTTCACTCTTCAG GGCTTTGCatgagaaagaagaaagaacaaaaggAGGCTTAACAAGATCACAATTCTTCATCATCGCATTTTTATGCAGTTTCGCATACTACGTTTTCCCTGACTACTTATTCCAAATGTTAACCTCACTCTCTTGGGTATGCTGGCTATTTCCCCACAATGTATTAGCCCAACAGCTCGGCTCGGGCCTAAACGGTCTCGGCATCGGTGCAATCGGGCTTGACTGGTCGGCCATTTCAGCTTACCTCGGAAGCCCACTTGCAAGCCCATGGTTTGCAACTGCTAATGTTGCAGCTGGCTTTGTGTTTGTCATGTACATCCTCACTCCATTGTGCTATTGGTTCAACGTTTATAGCGCCAAAACCTTTCCCATTTTCTCTAATAAACTTTTTACATCAAAAGGTGCCATTTACAATATCACGGATATTATAGACTCTAATTTCCATATGGACCTTGCTGCTTATGAAAAacaaggaagattacatcttagtACTTTCTTTGCTATGACTTATGGTGTTGGCTTTGCTGCACTTACTGCTACCATTGTGCATGTTGCTCTCTTTCATGGAAG agaaatatgggagCAAAGCAAATCAAGTTTTAATGAAAAGAGCATGGACATTCACACCAAGCTTATGAGAAAGTACAAACAAGTTCCTGAATGGTGGTTTGTGTGCATACTCATAGGAACAATTGCAACCACCATTTTCGCATGTGAATATTACAATGAACAGCTTCAATTGCCTTGGTGGGGAGTTCTACTAGCATGTGGCATTGCCATCTTCTTCACTCTCCCAATCGGGATCATAACCGCAATCACAAACCAG AGTCCAGGACTGAACATAATCACGGAGTACATCATAGGATATATCTACCCGGGATATCCTGTCGCGAACATGTGCTTCAAGGTTTATGGTTACATTAGCATGACACAAGCCATTACATTCTTACAAGACTTCAAACTCGGCCACTACATGAAAATCCCTCCCAGAACCATGTTCATGGCACAGGTTGTGGGAACACTAATTGCTGGTCTTGTCTATTTAAGCACCGCATGGTGGTTAATGGAAAGCATACCAGACATATGCAAAGACACATCTTCTGTTTGGACATGTCCAGGTGACACAGTGTTCTACGACGCATCAGTTATTTGGGGTTTGATTGGTCCAAGGAGAATCTTCGGAGATTTAGGAACATACTCGAATGTGAACTGGTTCTTCCTAGTTGGAGCCATTGCTCCTTTGTTGGTTTGGTTGGCAGCAAGGGCTTTCCCTCAACAAGAGTGGATTAAACTAATCAACATGCCGGTTTTGATAGGTGCTACTGGAATGATGCCTCCAGCTACAGCAGTGAATTACACTAGCTGGATCGTTGTTGGATTTTTGTCGGGTTTTGTTGTTTATAGGTATAAGCCGGATTGGTGGCAGCGTCATAATTATGTGTTGTCGGGTGCATTGGATGCTGGTCTTGCTTTCATGGGTGTGGTTTTATATCTCTGTTTAGGGTTAGAAGAAGTTAGTATCAATTGGTGGGGAAATGATCTTGATGGTTGTCCTTTGGCTCACTGTCCAACAGCCCAAGGATTTAAGGTTCAAGGTTGTCCTGTTTTCAATTGA
- the LOC131658198 gene encoding agamous-like MADS-box protein AGL61, giving the protein MLKKKSSLGRQKIPIEKIPKKSHLQVTFSKRRSGLFKKASELCTLCGVEIAIVVFSPADKAFSFGHPEVESIVDRYLSRNLPQESSTHQLVEAHRNANVRDLNAQLTQLLSHLEIEKKQGEEIDHVRRARQVQNWWENPIDELGLNELVQLKVSIEDLKKNIGKIASKCMMEQSNMFSPNIGANGFGRYNNFENKSGVGINIASTLPNTYNYLGFRHGYL; this is encoded by the coding sequence ATGTTAAAGAAAAAGTCCAGTTTGGGTCGTCAAAAAATTCCTATTGAAAAAATACCTAAAAAAAGTCATTTACAAGTTACATTTTCTAAACGCCGTTCAGGTCTCTTCAAAAAGGCTAGCGAACTTTGTACTCTATGTGGGGTGGAGATTGCAATTGTGGTTTTTTCTCCGGCCGATAAAGCATTCTCTTTCGGTCATCCCGAAGTTGAGTCCATCGTTGATCGTTATCTGAGTCGTAACCTTCCACAAGAATCTAGCACTCACCAACTTGTAGAGGCTCATAGAAATGCCAATGTCCGCGATCTCAACGCGCAACTAACTCAACTTCTAAGCCATCTCGAGATTGAGAAGAAGCAAGGAGAGGAGATAGATCATGTGAGGAGAGCTAGACAAGTACAAAACTGGTGGGAAAACCCTATTGATGAACTTGGCTTGAATGAATTGGTCCAATTAAAGGTTTCAATTGAAGACCTAaagaagaatattggaaaaattgcTAGCAAATGCATGATGGAACAATCCAATATGTTTTCACCAAATATCGGTGCTAATGGATTTGGACGTTACAATAATTTTGAGAACAAATCAGGTGTAGGAATTAATATTGCTTCCACACTTCCTAATACCTATAATTATCTTGGTTTTCGACATGGATATCTTTGA